A window of Chlorobium phaeobacteroides DSM 266 genomic DNA:
GCAAGATTGAATTCTCCAAGGATATTGATGCTGTATTTGCTGATTGTTTCGGTTGATCCGGTTCCGATGAGTTTCATCAGGGAGGAGCAGGCGGCTTTGTAACCGTCTTTCTTGGTTCCCTTGAATCCTTCGGAATGCACAGGCAGAACCGGAATGCCCGTTTCCTCCGCAACTTTCTTGCAGACAGCGTCAATATCATCGCCTATAAGGCCGACAATACAGGTCGAATAAATAAATGCGGCCTTTGGCTTATACTGGTCGATCAGCTCAACAAGAGAGTGATAGAGCTTTTTTTCCCCGCCATAAATGACATCCAGTTCCTTGAGATCGGTTGAAAAGCTTAATCGGTGCAGTTCAGGACCTGAAGAGACAGCCCCCCGGATGTCCCACGTGTAGGCGGCACATCCGATTGGACCGTGAACAAGGTGAATGGCATCGGCAACAGGGTAGAGGACGACGCGTGAGCCGCAAAACACGCAGGCGCGCTGACTCACTGAACCAGAAAGGCTCGTCGTATCGCAGGAGAGATCGATCTCCTGGTTCTGTCCGCTTTTCTTTTCGAAAATCTGTTTCTCTCTGCCTTCAAGTATACCAATCTGTTCCATGGCTTCACCTCTGTAATGAAATGTTGTACGACTCTTTTTTTTACATCACGAGCTCAAATTTTTCTTCAAGCGCATCGCGATCCTGACGATCCATAAGTGCCCCGAGAATTTTCTCGACAAGTCTCATTCCTCCTGTGTACCCGACGCTCGGAAAATAGCTGTGTCCAATACGGTCGAGAATCGGGAAGCCATACCTGATAAACGGGATGTCTTCGTCACGGGCAATGTACTTGCCGTAGGTGTTGCCGATCAGGAGATCAACAGGCTCATTTTTAATCCACTGGTGAAGCAGGAACATATCCGCGCCGAGACCGTTTTTGAAGTTTGCACCGGGAGCTCTCTGCAAGATCTCCTTCATTCGTTTCTCAAAACGCTGTCCAGGTGTCCCGCTGACGATATGAACCGGTTTCATGTTGAGATCCAGCAGAAACTCGGTGAGCGGAATAAGCTGGTCGGGATCACCGAATAAGGCAACTTTTTTGCCGAATAAATACTGTTCCATGTCGGCAATGATATCTACCAGTCGGCCTCTGTCGGCTGTTATGTCATCAGGAACCGTAACGCCTGCCGCCTGGCTCAGCGCCATGATGAAGCGATCGGTTGCTGAAATGCCAATTGGCATATCGAGAGTTTCAAACGGAACCTTGCACTTTTTTTCAAGAGCGATTGCCGCCGGTTCCGCGCTGATGCATCCGAGCGCAAGCGATCGAATGCTGTCGCCGGTGCTTTTGAGCTCCTCGACCGTCGTGCCGCCTTTCGGATAGAACTCATGTTTGCCTGTCTGCGGCGCATCGAGCACGTTTGAGGTATCAGGAAAGAGCACGATTTTGACGCCGAGTTCGGTGGAGAGCCTTTTGATTTCGCGCATGTCCGACGGTTCCATCCATCCGGCAATGATGTTGATCTGGTTCTTTTTTTCGTCGGTTGAAACGGCAAACTGATCGGCCATGCCCGCAACCATGTTGGCATAACCCGTTACATGCGATCCTACAAAGCTTGGCGTGCTGGCGTAAATGATGTGTTTGCCCTCCGGAATTTTGCCATCGTCCTTTGCTTTTTTAGTGATCTGCTGCAAATCGTCACCGATGGTTTCGCTAAGGCAGGTCGAGTGAACCGCAATGATATCCGGGTTATATACCGAAAAGATCGTATCGATGGCAGCCAGCAGGTTTGCCTGACCTCCGAACACCGAAGCGCCTTCTGTGAAAGAACTGGTTGCCGCCATCACTGGTTCCTTGTAGTGGCGGGTCAGGGTGCTGCGATGATAGGAGCAGCACCCTTGTGAGCCATGGCTGTGAGGCAGACAGCCATGAATACCGAGCGCGGCGTACATGGCTCCGATCGGCTGGCAGGTTTTTGCCGGATTGATCGTCAGCCCCTCACGCTCTTTAACCTCTTTTGTCGTGTGTCTTAATAACATAATGCAATAGTCTCCGTTTTCCTGTTTAGTGAGTGACGTAACTCGCTTCCAATGCTGTCGATGATCCGTTTTCCGCTTTCTGCCACGGGGCCTTGATGAGCTTCCAGACGGGATTGTTCACCATCCGGTCGATATCCCGGTAGAAGTTCTGTGCGCCTTCAAAACCGGTGTAAGGACCGCCGTAGTCATAGCTGTGAAGCTGCTTGAGCGGAACGCCCATTTTCTGCACGACATATTTCTCCTTGATGCCTGCACAGAAGATATCCGGCTTGTAGATCTCGATCAGTCTTTCCGATTCATAGTGGCTGACGTCGTCAACAACGAGCGTTTTTTTCAGCATCTGCTTCATCATTCCTTCGTAACCGTTGATCTCGAGTCCTTTTTCTTTCAGCGCCTCAAGCTCGGCTTCACTTTTTCTCGGATTGTAGAGTTCCGGATCCGCAGTGACTTTAAGCTCCTCGATGTTCTTGCTGTCGGCATCGATTTTTATGCCGGGCAGAACATGGCGCCCTTCATAGTCGTCGCGGTGTGCGAATTCATACCCTGCTGCTACCGTTGTCATTCCAAGCTCGCTGAAAAGATCCTGATAGTGGTGAGCCCTTGACCCGCCAACAAAAAGCATGGCGGTCTTGCCTTCGGTTCTTGGTCTGATTTCATCAATTACCGCTTTCACCTTTGGCATCTCTTCGGCAATTACCGCTTCAACCCGGGCTTTCAGCTCTTCATCGCCAAAATATTCAGCAATTTTTCTGAGTGATTTGGCTGTGGATTCAGCGCCGACAAAGTTCACTTTCATCCACGGGATACCGTATTTGGTTTCCATCATCTCGCCCATGTAGTTGATCGACCGGTGACAGAGAATCACGTTAAGATCGGCTGTATGAGCATTTTCAATCTGACCGACAGTCGAGTTGCCGCTGAATGATGCCACAAGCGTGATGCCAGTTCTTTCGAATATGCGCTCGATTTCAAACGCATCACCGCCAATATTGTATTCACCAAGCAGGTTTAATTTGAACTTTCCCTCTTTGACTGCGTTGTTGCGTCCTACCATGTGTTTGAAAACGCCGTTGTTGGCAATATGGTGGCCTGCCGACTGGCTGACACCCCGGTACCCTTCACAACTGAACCCGAAAACGTTACAGTCGCCGAATTTATCACGCATCTCTTTTGATGCGGCATGCACATCGTCGCCAATAAGACCAACCGGACAGGTCGAAAAGATAGCGATAGCCTTCGGATGAAAGAGATCATAGGCTTCCTGTATGGCCTGCTTCAGTTTCTTTTCGCCGCCGAACACAACGTTCTCCTCCTGCATGTCGGTTGAGAAACAGTAGGTGATATAGTTCTCGGCTTCCGGTGTTTCCGGTCTCGTCTGGTTCCGACGGGTCAACCAGGCATAGAAGCTGCACCCGATAGGTCCGTGAACAATGTTGACGATATCACGCGTCGGTCCAAGAACAACACCTTTACAACCGGCATAGCAGCAGCCGCGCTGGGTAATGATTCCCGGAACGGTGCGTACGTTTGCCTGCACCTCCGGAATGGTCTCCGGGTCATTGATTACAATTGACTTGTTGCGTTTTTTTGCAACTTTGGTCGGGTATTTCTGTATCAGATCCTCCCTGACCAGGGATGGATCCGGTAAATTTTTGTACGACTGCATGTCACTCTCTCCGTTTACACCGTTAAATTGTTCTCCGTTCAGTTCAGCGCCTGTTCATCTTTTTCGCCTGTTCTGACCCTGATGGTTTCAAGGATCGGCGTTACAAAGATTTTGCCGTCACCGGCTTTTCCTGTCTGATTGACCTTGATGATGGTGTCAATGGCTGTTTTGCACAGCTCTTCAGGAACCACAAGGGCAAGCAGCCTTTTCGATACCAGCCTGGGAGCATTGCCAAGCTGTGCGATAGCTTCAGGATGGCCGGCTTCGGCACCATGAAGAATGTCGTAGTGAACCTGACCTTTTCCTCGTCCGAGCACTCTGCCTGTAGCCGTAAATGCCGGGATTCCTGCTTCAACGAGCGCCTGTTTGGTCTCGTTCATCTTGTTGATGCGTATAACAGCTATAATCTCTTTCATC
This region includes:
- the nifK gene encoding nitrogenase molybdenum-iron protein subunit beta, with protein sequence MLLRHTTKEVKEREGLTINPAKTCQPIGAMYAALGIHGCLPHSHGSQGCCSYHRSTLTRHYKEPVMAATSSFTEGASVFGGQANLLAAIDTIFSVYNPDIIAVHSTCLSETIGDDLQQITKKAKDDGKIPEGKHIIYASTPSFVGSHVTGYANMVAGMADQFAVSTDEKKNQINIIAGWMEPSDMREIKRLSTELGVKIVLFPDTSNVLDAPQTGKHEFYPKGGTTVEELKSTGDSIRSLALGCISAEPAAIALEKKCKVPFETLDMPIGISATDRFIMALSQAAGVTVPDDITADRGRLVDIIADMEQYLFGKKVALFGDPDQLIPLTEFLLDLNMKPVHIVSGTPGQRFEKRMKEILQRAPGANFKNGLGADMFLLHQWIKNEPVDLLIGNTYGKYIARDEDIPFIRYGFPILDRIGHSYFPSVGYTGGMRLVEKILGALMDRQDRDALEEKFELVM
- the nifD gene encoding nitrogenase molybdenum-iron protein alpha chain, with protein sequence MQSYKNLPDPSLVREDLIQKYPTKVAKKRNKSIVINDPETIPEVQANVRTVPGIITQRGCCYAGCKGVVLGPTRDIVNIVHGPIGCSFYAWLTRRNQTRPETPEAENYITYCFSTDMQEENVVFGGEKKLKQAIQEAYDLFHPKAIAIFSTCPVGLIGDDVHAASKEMRDKFGDCNVFGFSCEGYRGVSQSAGHHIANNGVFKHMVGRNNAVKEGKFKLNLLGEYNIGGDAFEIERIFERTGITLVASFSGNSTVGQIENAHTADLNVILCHRSINYMGEMMETKYGIPWMKVNFVGAESTAKSLRKIAEYFGDEELKARVEAVIAEEMPKVKAVIDEIRPRTEGKTAMLFVGGSRAHHYQDLFSELGMTTVAAGYEFAHRDDYEGRHVLPGIKIDADSKNIEELKVTADPELYNPRKSEAELEALKEKGLEINGYEGMMKQMLKKTLVVDDVSHYESERLIEIYKPDIFCAGIKEKYVVQKMGVPLKQLHSYDYGGPYTGFEGAQNFYRDIDRMVNNPVWKLIKAPWQKAENGSSTALEASYVTH
- a CDS encoding P-II family nitrogen regulator, with the protein product MKEIIAVIRINKMNETKQALVEAGIPAFTATGRVLGRGKGQVHYDILHGAEAGHPEAIAQLGNAPRLVSKRLLALVVPEELCKTAIDTIIKVNQTGKAGDGKIFVTPILETIRVRTGEKDEQALN